Below is a window of Malus domestica chromosome 13, GDT2T_hap1 DNA.
ATGAATGAAACCCACCGACCCCTCTATTATTATTCTGTTTTCGAAGAAAAATCAAAGAGCCAAAAAATAAAAGCCTCAGAAAATGCGTAATGGGAAATGCAGGCCGAAGGCTCCTTTCAGTGCAATGACGTGTTGTTGAAAGGCATACATGTGAGGCAGGGAGGCAGCTCGATCCATCCACACTCACACGgcttttaaattttgaatttttggcgATACGCACTATGATTTGTACATATGTGCGGACAGTTTCTTTGTACTGCTAACTATGCTTCTTCACGTTATTCAAACAACaaggaaagagagaaaggagaagatTTCAGAGATTGCATGCCTGCCAGCCGATTGCTTGCTGCcaaattattttttacttttgatcCAAGCAACAACAAAGCAAGCCACTTTTCTATGTGCTTTGGGTCTGCTCACCACCTCATCTTGTTTAATAATATACATACTTTCTAGATTAGGAGGAGAATATTGTCATTAAGTTAAGTACTAAATGGTCAAATTATAAAAGGTTTACTCTTTATTTGTATGtctcttttaattcaattaaaaaacTGCTTTAGCTTTGTAATTATTTTGGAGTCATACaatcctcaaataaaaaacaatggcCAGACATAGGAATAGGATAGGAGCTTGACCTCGACCAATCCAATGGACCAATCCTGAAAGAAAGCATCCTAATCAGTAATATTATTATCACTTATCTTCAAAATAATGTATCttattgtcacttagtacttggtatagtgatatttctctttactcATAAGAGAAATGTCTTAAATTCGAATTTCATAAATGATCGAGTTTGTAATATATGTATTCTCCACACGTTTAATGTAAATGAATATTCTAAATAAATATCGTTACACAGTAACCTCATTGTGAATACAATTAGGCATGTGTTTATGTTTTCAGTATTCCTTTtaattatgcaattcatgtttTTCTAAGTCCCTTCTCTAGCAGCCGGTTGACTGGCTGTGGTTACATTGACATATAACTATATTTTTGGAGgaagtttattttctttttggaaaATGCTAGTCAAATCATTTTTAAAACCATAATTTTTAAACAACTTTTAAtggttgatgattgaattttattttttaataatttaataaagaagaaattcaatcatcaaccacATAATCATATGGTCTAAAAcgattgtttttttcttttgtgtttctttttcaaataaaaataccactattttttttatataatatcattaattTCTATAATTGATAAGTATCAACATATTATCAAGAGTGACGTgatctatatatattttttttcattttaaagtACTGAAAACAATCTTTACCGAAACAAGAAAATGGAAGAAGTCCATTGTTCTAGAATTTTGTTTCCTCTGAAAGAGCAGACGATGTTTTTACCTcattaactattttttttttcataatttcaaaaatactCGTCTCTTGATTATGATGTATACCAAGTATTTGATTTATTCTTTAAAAAGTGTATGTTCAAATGTTCAATGCAAAGAAATTCAAGTTCAACTATTTGTATCATAATTGTAATGGGACAACTGACTTGGTTTTATTTTCGTGTTTGATTATATGATTTGGTTCGGATTTGGTTATATGGCCAATATATAATTGGTATCCATATAATTAAGAAATTGCATTGGCCTAGTCTTTATAAACTTGCAAAGGTGTCATCAGATGgcaaccaaaaaccaaaacttcaacaccacTCAACCTAACGCGCCATCATCAAATTAGCTCGAGCAGATGTGTTTCTCGAATACACTTCAAGTTTGAATCCACctcttcatataaaatttcatcTTCTTAGTTCTTTGTGCAAATTATTTCTGAAAATATTCGGGTCTCACGAaggttctatttttatttttttaattaatatattttggtGTGGTTGGTCCGTTATGTCTCTACTCTCTAATCCGTGAATGATGGGGTTTGATGCTGATGATGGCTCCTCGTCTATCCGCTCACCCGCCAAAATTACCCCCCAACAACAAAACGGGTGCGTGGGGCCCGCTCTCCGGTGGGACCCATCCGATTCAGTCAGCCATGAGCTAGCTAGCTTCCTCAACCCACCCACCCCCCCAATTTCCCGCTTTTAATAATTTCAATTAATTTCTGACCGATGGCCCCCTTCCCTCCCTCCCCGCTCTCGTACTAATTCTACCCATACCACACGACATGTCGTCCGTACCCCCAGCATAATAatcctataatttttttttttaatgcttaTCATCTTATTTATTACAGGTAAATGATTTTGAATATGATATTTATGTAGTAGATAATCACAAAATTCAAGCTTAAACTCATTTAGTGGCAATACGTAGAGTGGAGAGTATTATAACGGTTTGTGAGTGTTGAACATTATCATCACTTGAGAGCGGTGAACAAAAATGCACCCTAACGATTCAACTCATTTAATAATTTTGTTGGACGTCCAGATGGAAATGGTGTGTTGTTTTAACCAaatgccgttgtttttgctacCAACTAAGCCTTGCACCTTCGTAAATGGTTTTGTCTTTGTTACCAACCAAGCCTTGCACCTTCGTCTCGAAAACGACCTTTTTGGTCCGTTACCATCGAACCCATCGTTACTTCCTATACAATTTGGTaggttttttaattatatttatgactTGGAATAAACAGCCAACCAGCAAAAGTTGGTAaataaaaacacataaaaagACAACTCTACCCTTATGTTCATAACTTAACTTTAATAACAAGGTTTAATAATTGTGGATATTCATGTCAAATAATCAAATTAATAATTGTGAATAAtcattaaaacaataaaaaaaaaagacaaaactacCGTAAAAGATAACTTTCTTGCTTCCCCTCATTAAAGAGAAATTTTTCGTTGTGCCGAGAacgcacactaaaaaatctctcctcatCAAAGGACTTCTTCTCTTCACGTCAACTATGGCACCTCCCCTCGGTAGCATGTTGTTTGTCATCaattatttgtgtttttaattttaatttgtgtttgtttGCATGAATAGATGCATCTCTATGACTTTTctcaagaaaagtaaaaaaaaataaaaattataatatggtTCCGGTTGTTGCACACGTGTCAATTGCTAGTGGTAATTAAGTTTAAGTAAATAAGGAACTACAAATAAATAAGGTAGTAATTCgtgatggaaaaaaaaacaaacaagggGGGCGGTAAAGTGAGTTAGTGCGGGGAACTGCACAGCTGAACAACTTTTTTCTAACGTTCACATTTGGATTTAAGAGATATATGAACTTCTTCGAGAACTTTctcaatataaaaaataaaaaacttcttCAAgataaaacacaaaaataaaaataaatattagattttctcattttatttttaattcttatccataaccatatatGAAAGAGATTAACTTTCTCTATACATGTTTATTACTCTGAAATGAGATAAAAGTCATAAacactagcatatgggcacacacaaagtgtgtgaaatttttttttttttgaaatagaaggagagatgaagaaagtgatagagaatgtgggactGATTgagaagttttttatttttttatttttttataaattagatatatgttatgattacatgtaattgaggctttgaaaaaaaacagcaaaatttagTTGTGTGAAATAAAATTTttgccccatatttcttattcatattCTGTTTTAAATAAAgagttaaactggtaatttcataaggttttggttgacaatgaatgttttattaattagtagatatATGAGATAACAAATTGATGAGATCAACTATTCTCGCTAATCAATTTAATTTATGATTTTTAGATAGTAGAATATAAGTCATTAAttgaaataaatataaatttttagGTGGTAGAATATAAATTGTGCACGATGCCACGATATGTTGAACTTTTTGATACTGACAGAATCACATAGATAAGAGAGACAATTACAACTGAAGCATAAGAGCTTGTTTGAGAGTGTTTTTAAAAGACTAAAATTACTTTTggtgaaatattttttaaagcAATTCCCAGTAAAAATTCAAGAAATCATggaaaaacactttaaatgATTCATGCAAGAAATCTCATATTTAGTGCTTTTTCCAAGAAGCACttaaaaatgattttaaaatCCAAAACTAATATCACCAACAACAGTACATTCAGttatttaaaagcacttttctaATGGCAAGTGTGTATGAATAGCAATATGGTATTAACGTATGGgtgttttatttttgaaattttcatgtataaaaataataatttttattcaTGTAAATTTGAAAGTAAATGAAAACtgcaaaaataaaaggagagagactgagagagaACGGCAAACCACAAGCACAGAGATATGTATGCATGTGTGTAATGCGTGTGATTTGGATTGAATAAATTTTGGGTTTCGGGCACTCTCTCCCACTCTCATCCATCCTCCTTCCATTTCTTCATAATATTTTGATCCTCCATCTTCTTCCAAACCACAATAACTCCACTCTTTAATTTATCCGGTTTCGATCTTTCAGATCTTCCTCTCCTTTTTACTCTTCCAAATTTCACTTCttgatcctttttctttctGGGTTTTGCGTTTCACTCCTTCTGGGCAGCTTCAGCGTCATCTCCCATAAGATTCCAAACGATCGGTTATCGAAAAAGCAGTGCATTCTTGAGGTAttcatcttctttttcctttttcctgtTAAATTCTGGAACTTTtgtgatggttttttttttttttaataatttttttttgggtggttTTCGGTCAGATTGGAGTTGGCATGTGACTGCAGGATCTGGGCAAGCACCGATTTTGTTTGAGACTGAATCAAAGAGGATTTGGATATTGAGGTAACTTGTTCTATCTGTGATGCTGTTGCACTTTCTTTTGTTGGgttattgatttttttgtgGATGTTAGGTAATGTTTTGTTGGAAAGGAATAATCTTTTCAGTAGGAGATTAGATTGGCATTGAATTCTTTTTGTAAACGATCTAAAAGATTGCATTTTTTTCCTTGTTTAGATTGGTATCTTATTGACTTTCCATATTTTCAGGATTTTCGTAACCTCTTAACTTAGATAggagttttccaattttttttctctgttgAATATTATAGCACCCTCTGGTATATCAAATCTCATCTCTTTTGTAGCACATTCAGTTTATTGATTTATCTACCGAGCTTTGTTTTGTGTCTTTCGTTTCTGGAATCATCGATATGCTCTGAGTTTATCGCATGTGTGTATGTTGTCTATCTATGATTGCATTTGTGCTGGTAGATGTTATCGATTTATAGGAAGTGCGATTACTTTTATTggctgcttttgttttttcccTTCGGGTCAGGTCTTGAGTAATGTTAAGTTTTCCTTGTTTCCAACGCTACTGACAGGAGATGACAAGATTGACTTCATTTTTTCCTGCAGTATATCAATCATGGTTTGAAGTTACAGAGTTTAGATTTACAGCTGCATTAAAATATTGAGACTTTTGCATTGTGATGCATTCAgcattttgtttttatcttcaatgtttttgggtttgtaGATGCAACTGATGTAGAGACTTATGTTGCGAATGCTTCTGCATATATTATATAACGTGCATTGACATGCATTCTCTCAAGTTTTTATGTAGTAAACAAAGTGAAGAGCCCTAGCTCCTTTCTATTTTAGCTGTAGATTGAACTCGATACCTAGTTTAACACCATCAAACTCATTATAGCTTGAGCCAATTCAGGGTCAACAGGACGGCGTATTAAGATAGACTTAATATCTTTAGATGTGAGCTGAATGAGGGTTGTCGCTTTCTTTTTTTACTTGCATCTACGGTCTATGttaattcaaaatcaattttcatTTAAAGCCAGCAGTTTGTATAACGGATACCCTCATCCCTAGAGTTAATCCTGTCTCCAGTGTTCCCGCATTTGGAGTTTTACTTGAAGTTGTAGACCCACCGGAGAAGCGATGTATTCAATTTAATgaagtaaaatttaaatgtgGGTTTCCAACTTTGTTTAACTATTTCCTTGCTTCGTGTTTTCAAGCATATGCTGTAATATTGTTTTCACCTCTTATACCATTCTGTAACCCATCTATAGTAAGGTTGAGCATTACATGCCTTTTAGATGATTATTTCGTGAACTCGTGGAAACAATTTGTTGGTTGGATTATTTTTTATGTACACTGTCTGTTGCTGGAGATCCTTCAAAAGCACTTGGTCTTGGCCATTGCCCCACTTGTTCTAATTCAAGATTTAAATTTCCCCTTTTCCAGGTTGATTCTTGCTGTTTAAGTTACCAATCATCACCTAAAGAAAATATTTGAGGTAGTTACTTTGTCTTAATACAATGTTGGGAGGCAACAATAGTAACCCCATGCTTCCTGTTTTCGTGGATGAAAATCGATTCCCATATCCGACAAATGCTTCAAGTCAACTTCAGCTGTTTGGAAATGGTAAGTTGTTGTGTCTACATTCTTTGTTCCGGTTAGAACTTCATAATTAATTTAGATTAATTGATTTTAATCATCTCTACATGTTCATATGTAGTTCTTACCTTGCAATTCAATCTTTATTCAGCATCAACTTTTTCCTTTCTGGAATTGTCTCTAAGATGAAATTTCAACTGATGTTGCAGTACAAGCTGGATGTAACGTTGATCCTGTAAATTATTTTGGCACTGAGCATATCACTCCCATGCTTCGGCCCAATAAACGAAATAGGGAAATGGAAGATATCTCAAGACAGAAGAAGCTTCAGATTTCTTTGAACTATAATGTCTGTCCAGATGAAGCTGATCGTTCAGCTAGCATTCCAAACCCAAACGCTGTATCAACGGGGTTAAGGCTATCGTATGATGACGATGAGCGCAACTCATCAGTTACTTCTGCGAGTGGAAGTATGACAGCAGCACCTTCAATGATCCTATCCCTAGGTGACAATATCAGGACTGAGCTGGATCGACAGAAGGAAGAGTTTGATCAATACATCAAAATTCAGGTACTTGTGATCTTCAAGCACAAATATCCATATTTCTTGTTATTTACGGTATAAAAAATCATCCATTCTCGCTATAACTTTGATCAATGATTCATACTCAGAAGTATAGATCCTGTTCGAATGTTGAACAATCTAGTCCAACGGCTTAAAATTTTTGAACAAGTCATTGTGCATTTCTCTTTTTCTGTGTGTGTGAGCATCGTACTATATTTAGTTGCTAATGTAAATCTAATGTTGGATGCTCATCAAGCAGGAGGAACACTTGGCAAAGGGGGTAAGGGACATGAAGCAGAGACATATGGCTTCTTTCCTTGCCGCCATAGACAAAGGCGTCAGCAAAAAGATGCGTGAGAAAGACTTGGAAATTGAGAACATGAACAGTAAGAATCAAGAATTGGTTGATAGAATAAAACAGGTGGCTGTAGAAGCGCAAAATTGGCACTACAGAGCAAAGTACAATGAGTCGGTTGTTAACGCCCTGAAGAGCAACCTCCAGCAAGCAATTTCGCAGGGTGCCGACCAAGGGAAGGAAGGATTTGGAGACAGCGAAGTTGACGATGCTGCCTCCTACATCGATCCAAATAACTACCTGACTATCCCAGTTGGACCAGCGAAATCTGTGCCGAAGAATTACCTGGGGTTGAAGGAGCAAACTGGTTCGAGAGCGTGTAGAGCATGCAAAGCGAAGGAGGTGTCGATGTTGTTGATGCCTTGTAGGCACCTGTGTTTATGTAAGGACTGTGATGGGTTTGTCAATGTTTGCCCTGTATGTGAGTCAATGAAAACTGCTAGCTTCCAAGTGTACTTGTCCTAAATTATGCAGCAACTTAAAAGAAGGgaagaaattaagaaaaaaattatgtgaTGCACTGTTGATAATGTGTGATTTTGTTCTCTGAAATCAAAATTTGTATGTAGAGGTTCTAGTTGTCTTTGTAAAATGAGTTGTAGCCTTTTGTTTTACGTTTTTTTTAGAGTAAATAAAAGCGCTTTTGCTATCCGATGTGTTCTACATTATAGTTGACAGAAAAAGTTAAAAATGCAGTCGAATTATAGAAGCGTTTTTTAGAAAAGCAGTCTCTAAAATGTGATTGTGCGCATAAgtgatttatacaaaaacaaagTGGCATATGCAATGCATAATTTATAGGGTAGTGGTGAGAATCTATTTCATCCGATTCTCTGTCGCCTGTCGGCATACCACCAATGGTGTTTTTGCTTTAATAATTGGGTGGAGCACTTGAGCACTCAGGGTTAGCATGGCAGATTGAGAAAGGCACCACCGCCACCACCGTCGccgccaccaccgccaccaTCGTGGCGGCAGCACAAGAACGGAACCATATTTCTGCATGtcatgtggaaaaaaaaatatcaatgagCTGCACATGATCATTCTTCCTCCACCCAAGGCAGGCAGCCATGCCATCCACACTAATTGACACCTATCAATAAATATTTTATGAACTGGATCTGGTTTGATGGAtctaattttattataaaactaaattttgaagTATGGAGAATGTTTAAGAGAAGGGTTTGAACTCAGGACGCAGTGGATTGAAGAGAAGACTCTAATCACCAGGACAATCTATCATATT
It encodes the following:
- the LOC103451998 gene encoding probable BOI-related E3 ubiquitin-protein ligase 3; the encoded protein is MLGGNNSNPMLPVFVDENRFPYPTNASSQLQLFGNVQAGCNVDPVNYFGTEHITPMLRPNKRNREMEDISRQKKLQISLNYNVCPDEADRSASIPNPNAVSTGLRLSYDDDERNSSVTSASGSMTAAPSMILSLGDNIRTELDRQKEEFDQYIKIQEEHLAKGVRDMKQRHMASFLAAIDKGVSKKMREKDLEIENMNSKNQELVDRIKQVAVEAQNWHYRAKYNESVVNALKSNLQQAISQGADQGKEGFGDSEVDDAASYIDPNNYLTIPVGPAKSVPKNYLGLKEQTGSRACRACKAKEVSMLLMPCRHLCLCKDCDGFVNVCPVCESMKTASFQVYLS